From Lucilia cuprina isolate Lc7/37 chromosome 4, ASM2204524v1, whole genome shotgun sequence:
AAGCCAGGGGATGATATATTCTTTTGCACTTTGTAACATCTTTGGCAAAATGCCATCAGGCCCTGGTGATTTGAAAGGGGAAAAACTATCAATCGCCCATGAGATTCTATCATAAGAGATGATATTTTCATTGATTCCCGTTAGAGTCCTACTGTCAGTGAAGATTTCCTTGACAGCATCTTTGCAGCCAGGGAAGTGAGTATTCAGTAGGATGTCAAGAGATTCTGCCGAGGATTCTGACCAAGTGTCGTCCTTCCTCTTAATATAGGTTGGATTAGATTGGCCTTTAGCAAGAATTTTGCTAAGTCTAGCAGAATCCTTTGTGTTATCTATAGATTCGCAGAAACTTCTCCATGAGGTTCTTTTTGCGAGTGCTATAGCTTTCTTATAAACTTTTAGTTTGTCGCGGTATGGCTGCCACGATTTATTGTTGTAGCATGTGTTAAAGGCCCTACGTGTTTCCTTACGTAGCTTAGATAGTTCCGAATTCCACCATGGAGGGAAGCTTTTCTTTGCCTTTGTGATTGGACAGGAGACTTCGAAAGCCTTACCTAAGACTTTGCTAAAGTGTTCTTCTATCTTTTCAAGCCCAGTGATTGAATCATCAACCACTGGAGTTTTCTTGAGCTTATGTCTAAGGATCCCTTTATATTTGAACCAATCGGTTCTTCTTGGTTCCTATAGACCATTTTTTCCGTCGagttttgtaatataatatcgAAGAGGATCCAATTGTGATCtgaaaaagatttttcattGGATACCCTCCACCTATCAACTGATATTTTAGATCTGTCGCTAATGAGTGTAATGTCCAGTACTTCCTCCCACCCATTATAATTATCCGTACTTGGAAAAATGAAAGTAGGTTTGTTGCCAGAGTTACATATGTTTAGGTTGTTAGTATTAATGAAATTGAAGATTGACTCACCCCTTTCATTAGTTTCGCTGCTACCCCAGATTGTATGCCTTGCATTGGCATCACAGCCTAGGATTATGTCGTCAGATGTCTCAATTACGGCCAGGAGATCGCTCACTTCGTCTGGTGGTGCTGTCTTCTCGTGTGCCATATAGCTTGAGGCAATCATGAAGCTTCTGTTGTGCGGTAGCTCGACCTTTGCGACTGTTAGGTCTTCTGAGCTAAGCTGTgtacaaagaaaaatgttaatcgattttttagCAATTAGACATGATCGTGGCCTACCATTACTTCTTGCATATAGTATGTTGTATGTAGATGCTGGGAACCCTTTAACTTCTGAGTCCGTGACCCAGGGTTCTTGAACCAGGCAAATGTCCAGGTTTTCCTCGGCTAGGAGAACCCGTAGATTGTCTGAAGCACACTTTGAGTGCTTCAGATTAATTTGCACTATCTTTAGTGCCATTGTCAGGTTTAATAGGTGGCTCGGAGAGTTTCATGCCAGTGAGCAGAGAGTTGGCAGCTTCCATCTCATCCGTCTCTTCACTCCCCGATTTTGTCGGCCGGAACACCTTTACTTTGGCGCCCCTCACCCCAAAGAACAGCCTAAAGCCCACCTTCTCCAGCTCAACGGAGCCAGCTTCTGTGATGGCGAGAATTAGACATGTGTGCCCTTCGCCTTGTTCTGTGCGGATGATAGCCCAGTCATTCATGTGTATGTTGGGATTCTGCCGTTTGAGGCATTCCAACATCTTGGGTGCTTCGGCGCTCATCTTTGGTAACCAAACTCTTGCACGAGGTCTCATTGGAATTTCCTCAGCAGGGATTAGTTTAAGGCTTAAACCTACCCATGCATCTCTAATCTTAGTGATGCATTTGTTGAGGAACCCCTTTGAGAATTCGTCCAGGCATTTGATCACCCTGTATCCCCGGTGAATCTCACTGGAGTCAAAACGGGGTACCTTGTCGTCTTTGTTAGTGAGCAAGTGTTCCATAACGAGCTCAGTTAATTTAGACTCAATGGCACCCCATTCTGTTACTACAGGGTTGATGGCCCCATCTTTTTCAGTAACCAGAGCCATTAGGAGGTGGTCCTTCACCACTTCGTTAAATGGTCTTCTGGCAGTTGTCGTGATGGCTACAGGTCCCGGAGTGGTTTTGCCTTCTATTACCTTCCTCCTTTTTGGCGATTTACCATCCTCAACCTGTGAGCGGTTTCGCTTGGACCTTTCGGTTTCAGCAGCCATTTTGGATGTGCTGGGTGCGGTCTCCAAAAACTTTTGGTACTCATCCACCACAGCTTGATATTTGACGCGATCATCTTCATCGCGTTCATGAGGTGTACCATTAGCAGCATTCTTGGCAATCTTGTCGAGAATGAAAACAGCCTTGGTATATCTAGCTTTGAGGATGTCTTTCTGACTTTTCCTTTTTGGCCTTTTTTTCCTCGAATTGTCGCCAGCCTTGGCGTCGGATTGAGGAGTATTTGTCGGGCTTTTTGAGGGGTAGAGAGTGCTATGTCTTTCATTCCCACTACCTGAAGGACTCACTACCGTCTCTTGACTAGAGGCGAGAAGTTCGTCCTCGGATGAGGATCCAATCTCATCCTTTcttcgttgtttttgtttttgttctttttctgtGTTAGTTTCCATATGTTGGTCCCACGAGTAGGCACGTAAGGGAAGAGACGATCCATGCAGTGACGGCGTacatggactagactaggattTACAACCGGCCCGTGTCGTGGCACCGGAGGGGAGCTGTTAGCGACTAATCTTCTTTAACCACTGATTAGCCATTCAGATTCTCGGCACTGCTACCAACCACCTTAACCTTACAAGTGGGGGATGGGGATGGGGAGGAGACGGGATTGTTTATAGGAAAATTGGGAATTGAGGATAGGAGGGATAACCTTTGGTCATGAAGGCTTTTGAGTTCAGTGTCTTCCAAATACAAAGGGCTTATGCCGAGTGTATTTGCAATGCAAAAGAACCACAGCCAACACTAAAGCCACCACATCGCGGC
This genomic window contains:
- the LOC124419553 gene encoding uncharacterized protein LOC124419553 — translated: METNTEKEQKQKQRRKDEIGSSSEDELLASSQETVVSPSGSGNERHSTLYPSKSPTNTPQSDAKAGDNSRKKRPKRKSQKDILKARYTKAVFILDKIAKNAANGTPHERDEDDRVKYQAVVDEYQKFLETAPSTSKMAAETERSKRNRSQVEDGKSPKRRKVIEGKTTPGPVAITTTARRPFNEVVKDHLLMALVTEKDGAINPVVTEWGAIESKLTELVMEHLLTNKDDKVPRFDSSEIHRGYRVIKCLDEFSKGFLNKCITKIRDAWVGLSLKLIPAEEIPMRPRARVWLPKMSAEAPKMLECLKRQNPNIHMNDWAIIRTEQGEGHTCLILAITEAGSVELEKVGFRLFFGVRGAKVKVFRPTKSGSEETDEMEAANSLLTGMKLSEPPIKPDNGTKDSAN